The Mesorhizobium sp. NBSH29 genome has a segment encoding these proteins:
- a CDS encoding MarR family winged helix-turn-helix transcriptional regulator has protein sequence MNKKQALPWDNPRFRNWIAVVRAEKAVVTALGKALQPLDLKLAQLDMLMNLYRHPGMSQHELARRLLVGRSNITMLLPQLEKRGLVNRENDAKDKRVMRLMLTGDGETLLMQALEVYNGLIERVMSQSSPDDCDRMGAVMTRISDMLRAD, from the coding sequence ATGAACAAAAAACAAGCGCTCCCTTGGGACAATCCCCGTTTTCGCAACTGGATCGCTGTCGTTCGCGCTGAAAAGGCGGTGGTGACTGCACTAGGCAAGGCGTTGCAACCGCTCGACCTGAAGCTGGCGCAGCTTGACATGCTAATGAACCTCTATCGTCATCCCGGCATGTCGCAGCATGAACTGGCACGACGGCTGCTGGTCGGCCGCTCGAACATCACCATGTTGTTGCCGCAGCTCGAAAAGCGCGGGCTGGTGAACCGCGAGAATGACGCCAAGGACAAGCGCGTTATGCGGCTGATGCTGACCGGCGATGGCGAGACGCTGCTGATGCAGGCGCTTGAGGTTTATAACGGGCTGATCGAACGAGTGATGTCTCAGTCGAGCCCGGATGACTGTGACCGTATGGGCGCAGTCATGACACGCATCTCAGACATGCTGAGAGCCGACTAA
- a CDS encoding pyridoxamine 5'-phosphate oxidase family protein has product MSLITSVEDLEALYGVPGEASLVKELDRIIPEYAAFIEAAPFAALATCGPEGLDCSPRGDLGGFVRIHDDTTLMMPDRRGNNRADSLKNIIRDPRVALLFLVPGSGTTLRVNGRARISIDAELCGSFAVEGKPARSVTIIDVDAVYFQCARAIHRSDLWNAQKHVDPASLPTPGQILAVTSKAAIDGIIYDREWPERAKKSMW; this is encoded by the coding sequence ATGTCGCTGATAACCAGTGTAGAGGACCTTGAAGCGCTATACGGTGTTCCGGGCGAAGCTTCCCTGGTGAAAGAGCTCGACCGGATCATCCCCGAGTATGCAGCCTTCATCGAAGCTGCGCCGTTCGCGGCGCTGGCAACGTGCGGACCGGAGGGTCTGGATTGCTCGCCACGTGGCGATCTTGGCGGCTTTGTGCGTATCCATGACGACACCACTCTGATGATGCCGGACCGACGCGGCAACAACCGGGCGGATTCGCTGAAGAACATCATCCGTGATCCGCGTGTTGCGCTGCTGTTTCTGGTGCCGGGTTCAGGCACGACGCTACGCGTTAATGGCAGGGCGCGGATATCCATTGATGCTGAACTTTGTGGTTCCTTCGCGGTCGAGGGAAAGCCTGCCCGGTCGGTCACGATTATCGATGTAGATGCTGTCTATTTCCAGTGCGCACGGGCGATCCACCGATCGGACCTTTGGAACGCGCAAAAGCATGTAGACCCTGCCAGCCTGCCGACACCCGGCCAGATCCTTGCCGTTACCAGCAAGGCAGCCATCGATGGCATAATCTATGACCGCGAATGGCCGGAGCGGGCAAAAAAGTCTATGTGGTAA
- a CDS encoding gamma-butyrobetaine hydroxylase-like domain-containing protein produces MAAPKELRVSKDRRLLTVTFPAHAPIELSAELLRVVSPSAEVQGHSPEQRVTVPGKRNVTVSKLEPVGNYAVRIVFDDGHDTGIFTWSYLHTLGHEKDQRWQAYLDELAAKGLAR; encoded by the coding sequence ATGGCAGCTCCAAAAGAACTTCGCGTCTCGAAAGATCGCAGACTGTTGACTGTGACGTTTCCTGCCCATGCGCCGATTGAATTGTCAGCCGAGCTGCTGCGCGTTGTGTCACCTTCGGCAGAAGTGCAGGGTCACTCGCCTGAACAGCGCGTGACGGTGCCGGGCAAACGCAATGTGACGGTTTCCAAACTCGAACCCGTTGGAAACTATGCCGTGCGCATTGTTTTTGACGATGGCCACGACACCGGCATTTTTACGTGGAGCTATCTTCATACGCTCGGTCATGAGAAAGATCAGCGCTGGCAGGCGTATCTGGACGAGCTGGCTGCAAAGGGTCTGGCTCGCTGA
- the rsgA gene encoding ribosome small subunit-dependent GTPase A yields MTDPIATLADFGWNNFFNAQLDLDITGQFPVRVMAVHRDRLQAAAPDFDKMILPFWEKSENEEAVATVGDWLMIDATSFQPLRLLQRKSLFKRRAAGTGRKLQLIGANVDTLFIVSSCNEDFNPARLERYLALALEASVTPVVILTKADLAEDPQEFQRTASSLMPGLLVEVLDARNPDDTAKLQAWCGLGQTVALVGSSGVGKSTLVNTLTGAEVAATRGIREDDAKGRHTTTGRQLHRLPAGGWLLDTPGIRELQLTEASTGIEEVFSQILDLAQNCRFSDCSHGTEPGCAVQAALKSGELDAARLERWRKLAAEETFNNESLIQRRARGRAFGKMSRDAQAYKKAKRGD; encoded by the coding sequence ATGACCGATCCAATTGCGACCCTGGCCGATTTCGGCTGGAACAATTTCTTCAATGCACAACTGGACCTCGACATCACCGGGCAATTTCCCGTGCGCGTCATGGCGGTGCACCGTGACCGCTTACAAGCTGCCGCCCCCGACTTTGACAAGATGATCCTGCCCTTTTGGGAAAAGTCTGAAAATGAGGAAGCTGTGGCAACTGTCGGCGATTGGCTGATGATCGACGCAACGAGCTTTCAGCCCTTGCGACTTTTGCAGCGCAAAAGCCTGTTCAAACGCCGCGCTGCCGGCACGGGCCGCAAGCTGCAACTCATCGGCGCAAATGTCGATACGCTGTTTATCGTCTCTTCCTGCAATGAGGATTTTAACCCCGCCCGGCTTGAGCGCTATCTGGCACTGGCGCTTGAAGCCTCTGTCACACCCGTGGTCATTTTGACCAAGGCAGATCTTGCTGAAGACCCGCAAGAATTCCAGCGCACCGCATCCAGCCTGATGCCCGGTCTGCTGGTCGAAGTGCTCGACGCGCGCAACCCCGATGACACAGCAAAGTTGCAGGCATGGTGCGGCCTTGGCCAAACTGTCGCGCTTGTCGGCTCTTCCGGCGTTGGCAAATCCACCTTGGTCAACACGCTCACGGGGGCGGAAGTCGCCGCCACACGCGGCATCCGCGAAGATGACGCAAAAGGCCGCCACACCACCACTGGTCGCCAATTGCACCGCCTGCCCGCCGGTGGATGGCTGCTGGATACGCCCGGCATTCGCGAATTGCAGCTGACGGAAGCCAGCACCGGCATTGAGGAAGTCTTCTCGCAGATCCTCGACCTTGCGCAAAACTGCCGTTTCAGCGATTGCAGCCACGGCACCGAACCCGGCTGCGCGGTTCAAGCCGCACTCAAAAGCGGTGAGCTGGACGCGGCCCGTCTGGAACGCTGGCGAAAGCTTGCCGCCGAAGAAACATTCAACAATGAAAGCCTGATACAACGCCGCGCCCGCGGCCGTGCCTTTGGAAAAATGTCGAGGGACGCACAGGCCTATAAAAAGGCCAAGCGCGGCGATTGA
- the moaA gene encoding GTP 3',8-cyclase MoaA, whose product MDFQDPGMIDPFGRAISYLRVSVTDRCDFRCTYCMAEDMTFLPKRDLLSLEELDRLTTVFIEKGVKKLRLTGGEPLVRKNIMHLVRQISRHLKSGALEELTLTTNGSQLSRFAAELADCGVKRINVSMDTLDPDKFHAITRWGNLPKVMEGIDAAQKAGLQIKINAVALKDFNDHELPEMMRWAHGRGMDMTIIETMPMGEIDEDRTDQYLPLSLLRAQLEQQFTLSDIPFKTGGPARYVTVSETGGRLGFITPMTHNFCESCNRVRLTCTGTLYMCLGQDDAADLRAPLRQSEGNELLANAIDEAIGRKPKGHDFIIDRNSKKPAVARHMSVTGG is encoded by the coding sequence ATGGATTTTCAAGACCCCGGCATGATAGATCCCTTCGGACGCGCAATCTCCTATCTGCGCGTTTCGGTGACGGATCGCTGTGATTTCCGCTGCACCTATTGCATGGCAGAAGATATGACCTTCCTGCCCAAGCGCGATCTGCTGTCACTGGAAGAGCTGGACCGGCTCACCACCGTCTTCATCGAAAAGGGTGTTAAAAAGCTGCGCCTCACCGGCGGCGAACCGCTGGTGCGCAAAAACATTATGCATCTTGTGCGCCAGATATCACGCCATCTGAAAAGCGGCGCGCTGGAAGAACTGACCCTCACCACCAATGGGTCGCAACTGTCGCGCTTTGCCGCAGAACTGGCCGATTGCGGCGTCAAGCGCATCAATGTGTCGATGGACACGCTTGACCCGGATAAATTCCACGCCATCACCCGCTGGGGCAATCTGCCAAAAGTGATGGAAGGCATTGATGCTGCCCAGAAGGCTGGCTTGCAGATCAAGATCAACGCTGTCGCGCTGAAAGATTTCAACGACCATGAACTGCCCGAAATGATGCGTTGGGCGCATGGGCGCGGCATGGATATGACAATTATCGAAACCATGCCAATGGGCGAGATCGACGAAGACCGCACCGATCAATATCTGCCGCTGTCGCTTTTGCGTGCGCAGCTCGAACAGCAATTCACTTTGAGCGATATTCCCTTCAAGACCGGCGGCCCCGCCCGCTACGTTACGGTCAGCGAAACGGGCGGACGGCTGGGCTTCATCACGCCCATGACCCATAATTTCTGCGAAAGCTGCAACCGCGTGCGCCTTACCTGCACCGGCACGCTCTATATGTGTCTTGGGCAGGATGATGCCGCAGATCTGCGCGCGCCGCTGCGCCAGTCCGAAGGCAATGAACTCTTGGCGAACGCCATCGACGAAGCCATCGGCCGCAAGCCCAAAGGTCATGATTTCATCATCGACCGAAACTCCAAAAAGCCCGCAGTTGCCCGCCACATGAGCGTCACCGGCGGCTGA
- a CDS encoding DMT family transporter, producing the protein MPLSPNLRGSLFMAIAMAGFTANDAITKTMTGDMNTGQVMLVRGLFATLLIGLIAAHRGAFARPALVLNRLVAIRVAAEVVATVLFLIALAKLPLANVSAVLQALPLAVTMGAALIFAERVGWRRWLAIAVGFVGVMIIVRPGFEGFSVYSLVVLCSVLACMVRDLATRQLSPEIPTLLVSTLTAGAVAVSGLLLTVPMGGWTAMTLPETGSLAAAAVLLVIGYQFIIMGMREGEISFIAPFRYTSLLWAILLGFLIFGDVPDQAMICGAAIVVASGLYTLYRERIVSRRKPAATATRSPMAPEGV; encoded by the coding sequence TTGCCTCTTTCACCAAACCTTCGCGGCTCGCTCTTCATGGCTATTGCCATGGCTGGCTTCACCGCAAACGACGCAATTACCAAAACCATGACCGGCGATATGAACACCGGTCAGGTGATGCTCGTGCGTGGATTGTTTGCAACCCTACTCATCGGTCTTATCGCAGCCCACCGTGGCGCTTTTGCGCGGCCGGCACTGGTGCTGAACAGGCTGGTCGCCATTCGTGTCGCTGCAGAAGTTGTCGCGACCGTGTTGTTTCTGATCGCGCTTGCAAAACTCCCGCTCGCCAATGTCTCTGCGGTGCTGCAGGCACTGCCGCTGGCTGTCACCATGGGCGCTGCCCTCATCTTCGCCGAGCGGGTCGGCTGGCGGCGCTGGCTGGCCATTGCAGTTGGCTTCGTGGGCGTGATGATTATCGTCAGGCCTGGATTTGAGGGGTTCAGCGTCTATTCGCTGGTGGTCCTCTGCAGCGTGCTGGCGTGTATGGTGAGAGACCTTGCCACGAGGCAGTTGTCTCCCGAAATCCCAACACTTCTGGTATCCACCCTCACCGCCGGCGCAGTGGCAGTTTCCGGTTTGCTGCTCACGGTCCCGATGGGCGGCTGGACAGCCATGACCCTTCCCGAGACGGGCTCACTTGCGGCCGCCGCCGTTCTTCTGGTGATCGGTTACCAGTTCATCATCATGGGCATGCGCGAGGGAGAAATCTCCTTCATCGCACCATTCCGCTATACCTCACTGCTTTGGGCAATCCTGCTCGGCTTCCTGATCTTCGGTGATGTGCCGGATCAGGCCATGATCTGTGGCGCCGCGATCGTGGTCGCCTCTGGACTTTATACGCTCTATCGCGAACGTATCGTCTCCCGTCGCAAACCGGCTGCCACCGCGACGCGCTCGCCCATGGCGCCCGAGGGCGTCTGA
- a CDS encoding multidrug effflux MFS transporter: MASVFLDRKTEPHILTLVFATAVAAMSMNVFLPSMPGMARYFHTDYAVVQLAVSLYLIATAVLQLFIGPASDRFGRRPVMLVCVSIFLVGTLAAVFAPSIEALLACRLLQAFSAAGMVLGRAVVRDTVPADQAASKIGYVTMGTALVPMVAPMIGGFLDENFGWQSTFLLTLAFGCIALALIYFDLGETNQTPSSSFAGQFRSYPELVASRRFWGYVSTAAFTSGAFFAFIGGGPFVSSEILGLKPSEYGLYFGIISVGYMLGNLFSGRMSGRLGINRMMLIGNVIAATGMVLAIGLFASGFYHALALFGPAFFTGVGNGITLPNANAGIVSVKPHLAGSASGLGGAMQIGGGAALSVVAATLLTIESGPYPLLWVMLSSSVMGVISTLYVIRVSREVGEVA; encoded by the coding sequence ATGGCATCGGTTTTTCTGGATCGAAAGACAGAACCTCACATTCTGACACTCGTTTTCGCAACTGCAGTCGCGGCCATGTCGATGAATGTATTTTTGCCGTCGATGCCGGGTATGGCGCGATATTTTCACACCGACTATGCCGTCGTACAGCTCGCAGTCTCTCTTTATCTGATCGCTACCGCGGTTCTCCAGTTGTTCATCGGCCCGGCATCAGACCGTTTTGGCCGTCGCCCGGTCATGCTGGTCTGCGTCTCCATTTTTCTGGTTGGCACATTAGCGGCAGTATTTGCGCCCTCCATTGAGGCGCTGCTTGCATGCCGGCTTCTGCAAGCCTTCTCAGCTGCCGGCATGGTGCTCGGGCGTGCCGTAGTGCGCGATACGGTGCCAGCCGATCAGGCGGCCAGCAAGATCGGCTATGTCACCATGGGAACCGCGCTGGTTCCCATGGTCGCCCCGATGATCGGCGGTTTCCTGGATGAAAACTTTGGCTGGCAGTCGACCTTCCTGCTCACGCTGGCCTTCGGATGTATCGCGCTCGCCCTTATCTATTTCGACCTTGGCGAGACTAACCAGACGCCGTCGTCGAGTTTCGCCGGTCAGTTTCGATCCTACCCCGAACTTGTCGCCTCCCGTCGGTTCTGGGGATATGTGTCGACTGCCGCATTCACTTCAGGTGCGTTTTTCGCCTTTATCGGCGGTGGGCCATTTGTATCTTCAGAAATTCTTGGCCTCAAACCTTCTGAATACGGTCTTTATTTCGGCATCATTTCCGTCGGCTATATGTTGGGGAACCTGTTTTCCGGCCGCATGTCAGGTCGCCTCGGCATCAACCGCATGATGCTCATCGGCAATGTGATCGCCGCTACTGGCATGGTGCTGGCGATAGGGCTTTTCGCCTCGGGCTTCTACCACGCGCTGGCTCTATTCGGCCCGGCTTTCTTCACAGGTGTCGGCAATGGCATCACGCTGCCTAACGCCAATGCCGGTATCGTCAGCGTAAAGCCTCATCTCGCAGGCTCTGCCTCCGGTCTCGGCGGTGCGATGCAGATCGGCGGCGGCGCAGCGCTATCCGTGGTTGCAGCCACCCTCCTGACGATCGAAAGCGGCCCTTACCCGCTGTTATGGGTGATGTTGTCTTCTTCCGTAATGGGCGTGATATCCACCCTCTACGTGATCCGGGTGTCACGTGAGGTGGGAGAGGTTGCATGA
- the mobA gene encoding molybdenum cofactor guanylyltransferase MobA, with protein sequence MTEKFPAVILAGGRSRRMGGTDKPLALLAGRSLIAHIIERLALQATPLAINANGDPARYASFGLPILSDPLEGFAGPLAGILAAMEWAHETGASHVLTVAGDTPFIPRDLAAKLSTVLMPNDTRISIAQSRERIHPVIGLWPLTLQRALRDHLAQQDRRKVMAFIEMAGFVVADFSTTGTDEADPFFNINTPDDLFLAHTFLEEQ encoded by the coding sequence ATGACGGAGAAGTTCCCGGCGGTTATCCTGGCAGGCGGTCGTTCCAGGCGCATGGGCGGCACCGATAAACCATTAGCTCTGCTGGCCGGCCGCTCGCTGATCGCCCACATCATCGAGCGCCTCGCGCTCCAGGCGACACCACTCGCCATCAATGCCAATGGTGACCCTGCTCGGTATGCGTCCTTTGGACTTCCCATTCTCTCCGATCCGCTGGAGGGTTTCGCTGGTCCGCTGGCAGGAATTCTCGCTGCCATGGAATGGGCACACGAAACAGGGGCTTCCCACGTGCTGACTGTGGCTGGTGATACCCCTTTTATCCCCCGCGATCTGGCCGCGAAACTCAGCACGGTATTGATGCCTAACGATACTCGCATTTCGATTGCCCAGTCCCGCGAGCGCATCCATCCTGTCATCGGCCTTTGGCCGCTCACACTCCAAAGAGCGCTGCGGGATCATCTTGCACAACAGGACAGGCGCAAGGTCATGGCCTTTATCGAAATGGCTGGCTTTGTTGTGGCCGATTTTTCGACGACAGGCACTGACGAAGCCGACCCTTTTTTCAACATCAACACGCCCGACGATTTATTCCTCGCCCACACTTTTTTGGAAGAGCAATGA